Proteins encoded together in one Quercus lobata isolate SW786 chromosome 3, ValleyOak3.0 Primary Assembly, whole genome shotgun sequence window:
- the LOC115981298 gene encoding uncharacterized protein LOC115981298, which produces MKSLAGLMHSLEMSWYHCPLTTLKLICLLRNTNYLRNQRREEFYFAAIWLHHYHPKTLACNLKTFAKFACLKDLLEILLRIVNGSTMKLETYDIIYSREELIRRERKLRRKAVKYKTNTEQEKATERNDKINRMAKNAIERYKYDPKYRFLYDRISDLFVELLKADLEHLNSGWIEKISLASKWCPSLYSSYDRSTLFCESVARRLFPYDSCPEYKGIDEDHYVYRVRNRLQKEVLVPLRKALELPEIYMSANQWNLLRYDRISSIALRNYRQAFFKHDRERYLQYLQNVQGPEMPKTTAKDEVMRENFERNGHVMPETLHWDVSNHGPPPLVPAVVSLEGGLTHISSLSKKSFRVSLEGDGTLNLRAMMESEISSVDDSELLVYD; this is translated from the coding sequence ATGAAATCATTAGCTGGTCTTATGCACTCTTTGGAGATGTCTTGGTACCACTGTCCGCTTACCACCCTCAAACTCATATGCCTTTTGAGGAACACTAATTATTtgagaaatcaaagaagagaGGAGTTCTATTTTGCAGCTATTTGGCTCCACCATTACCACCCTAAAACGCTAGCATGCAATTTGAAGACTTTTGCCAAATTTGCGTGTTTGAAAGACTTGCTGGAAATCCTCTTACGGATTGTCAATGGCAGCACCATGAAACTTGAAACTTATGACATAATCTACAGCAGGGAAGAACTTATAAGGAGAGAGCGAAAGCTTAGAAGAAAGGCTGTGAAATATAAGACGAATACTGAGCAAGAGAAGGCTACAGagagaaatgacaaaataaatagGATGGCGAAAAACGCCATTGAGAGGTACAAGTATGATCCAAAGTACCGTTTCTTATATGATCGGATTTCTGATCTCTTTGTTGAGCTACTTAAGGCTGACCTTGAGCACTTGAATTCTGGGTGGATAGAAAAAATTAGTTTGGCTTCAAAATGGTGCCCTTCTCTTTACTCTTCTTATGATCGTTCAACTTTATTTTGTGAGAGTGTTGCTCGGAGGCTTTTCCCATATGATTCTTGTCCTGAATACAAAGGGATTGATGAGGATCACTACGTTTACAGAGTCCGAAATCGATTACAGAAAGAAGTTCTTGTCCCACTTCGCAAAGCCCTGGAGTTACCAGAAATTTATATGAGTGCCAATCAATGGAACTTGCTTCGATATGATCGAATCTCGTCTATTGCGTTGAGAAATTACAGGCAGGCATTCTTTAAACATGATCGTGAAAGGTATTTGCAGTACCTTCAAAATGTGCAGGGCCCTGAAATGCCGAAAACCACAGCCAAGGATGAAGTAATGAGGGAGAATTTTGAAAGGAATGGGCATGTGATGCCAGAAACTTTGCATTGGGACGTTAGTAACCATGGACCGCCTCCGCTAGTTCCAGCTGTGGTCTCACTTGAGGGTGGTCTAACACACATAAGTAGTCTCTCAAAGAAAAGTTTCAGAGTTTCATTGGAGGGAGATGGAACCCTGAATTTGAGGGCTATGATGGAATCGGAGATTAGCAGTGTAGATGACTCAGAACTTTTAGTGTacgattga
- the LOC115981299 gene encoding uncharacterized protein At4g02000-like, translated as MDVENNSDNDDEDIGELREGLVAIKLSKDTKKRLRERWCKAVIVKLVGRSVSFSYMQSKLNQIWKPEGRMDVVDLSYGFFLVRFFSKEDLSSVLSRGPWFLGDHFLSIRPWEPFFKPSSANVSLVAVWVRLYQLPFELYEAEVLREIGESIGKVLRIDTHTAMEARGKYARLCIQIDINKPLINTILIGRFEQAVNYEGIQRLCFSCGRLGHLKEACPYTVSKSKESVNTAEAAPEENAGTCKGREENRTESVSTMPAKIHVGYECSGGRLMSVWPLDDCYKEKRELQGKRPKS; from the coding sequence ATGGACGTTGAAAACAACTCGGACAATGACGATGAGGATATCGGTGAACTCCGTGAAGGCTTGGTGGCCATCAAACTCTCGAAAGACACCAAGAAACGCTTGCGAGAGCGTTGGTGTAAGGCAGTCATTGTAAAGTTGGTGGGACGTTCGGTGAGTTTCTCCTACATGCAGAGCAAACTGAATCAAATCTGGAAACCTGAGGGTAGAATGGACGTAGTTGATCTCAGCTATGGTTTTTTCCTGGTTCGGTTCTTCTCCAAGGAAGATTTAAGTTCTGTTCTAAGTCGGGGACCTTGGTTTTTGGGGGACCATTTCCTATCCATAAGGCCATGGGAGCCGTTTTTCAAGCCTTCTTCAGCTAACGTCTCGCTGGTTGCTGTGTGGGTTCGTCTCTATCAGCTTCCCTTCGAACTGTACGAGGCAGAGGTCCTGAGAGAGATCGGTGAATCCATAGGTAAGGTGTTAAGGATAGATACGCATACTGCCATGGAAGCAAGGGGCAAGTATGCGAGATTGTGCATTCAAATAGATATCAATAAGCCTCTAATCAACACCATCCTCATTGGACGATTCGAGCAGGCCGTGAATTATGAAGGCATTCAGAGACTCTGTTTTTCTTGTGGGAGATTGGGTCATTTGAAGGAAGCATGCCCTTACACCGTTAGTAAGAGCAAGGAGTCGGTGAACACGGCGGAGGCAGCTCCGGAAGAGAACGCTGGGACATGCAAAGGGCGTGAGGAAAATCGTACTGAGTCGGTCAGTACTATGCCTGCAAAAATCCACGTCGGGTACGAGTGTAGTGGAGGACGCCTCATGTCAGTATGGCCCCTGGATGATTGTTACAAGGAAAAAAGGGAGTTACAAGGGAAAAGGCCAAAATCCTAG